One genomic window of Homalodisca vitripennis isolate AUS2020 unplaced genomic scaffold, UT_GWSS_2.1 ScUCBcl_6764;HRSCAF=14123, whole genome shotgun sequence includes the following:
- the LOC124373937 gene encoding putative nuclease HARBI1, whose amino-acid sequence MLAFYLVVCWTSAMAEFMQVRQHKHYGARREINKCKELLRFESESIDFLAAEFLNETDTRGGGLSPRKQMEVFLRFVADPGFQSGIAEDVGVHRTTACKTVSYVMDKIIDRANFWIHFPATVEEINEAKIQWQRNFRLPTVIGALDCTHVQIKKPNLHGDEYVNRKGCITINVQGTCDALERFTSISAEWPGSVHDARIWRRSPVREIMSRFDGRVCLLGDSGYGISPWLITPFKPPTNEAERRFNLCHSRERVVIERCFGQIKRRFPILGNCVRVASEKVPKVVVCCAVLHNIAKYLGDVYDDNFEINGDDEIEEIDVQHENPGTTGRGADKRREMMLFVNQ is encoded by the coding sequence ATGCTAGCTTTTTACTTAGTTGTTTGTTGGACATCAGCCATGGCGGAGTTTATGCAAGTTCGACAGCATAAACATTATGGTGCTCGACGAGAGATAAATAAGTGTAAGGAACTGTTAAGGTTTGAGTccgaaagtattgattttttagcCGCGGagtttttgaatgaaactgacacTCGTGGCGGTGGACTTTCTCCAAGGAAACAAATGGAGGTTTTCTTACGTTTCGTAGCCGATCCTGGTTTTCAGTCTGGCATAGCCGAGGACGTTGGCGTTCACAGAACTACAGCATGCAAAACTGTAAGCTATGTTATGGATAAGATTATTGATAGAGCTAATTTTTGGATACATTTTCCAGCAACAGTCGAAgaaattaatgaagcaaaaatTCAATGGCAGAGAAATTTCCGTTTACCAACTGTGATCGGGGCGCTAGATTGCACTCACGTACAAATTAAAAAGCCTAATCTGCATGGGGACGAATATGTAAATAGAAAAGggtgtattacaataaatgtacagGGTACATGTGACGCTCTTGAAAGATTTACTAGCATAAGTGCAGAGTGGCCAGGGAGTGTGCATGACGCACGAATTTGGCGCAGAAGTCCAGTTAGGGAGATCATGTCACGTTTTGATGGTAGAGTATGTCTTCTTGGCGATTCCGGGTACGGAATATCACCATGGTTAATAACCCCTTTCAAACCACCAACAAATGAagcagaaaggcggtttaatttgtGTCATTCTAGGGAAAGAGTTGTGATCGAAAGGTGTTTTGGACAGATAAAAAGAAGATTTCCGATACTGGGTAACTGTGTTCGTGTGGCTTCGGAAAAAGTGCCTAAAGTAGTCGTCTGTTGTGCAGTCCTACATAATATTGCCAAATATCTTGGTGATGTTTATGATGACAATTTTGAGATCAATGGTGACGATGAAATTGAAGAAATAGACGTACAACATGAGAATCCAGGAACTACTGGTCGAGGTGCTGACAAGCGAAGAGaaatgatgttgtttgtaaatcaataa